The nucleotide sequence CGCGGCGTGCTCATTCCGAGGAAGACGATCCGGAAACCGCCGAGGGCGAGGAAGACGGCGGCCATGTGCAGCCCGAGGGTGTGCCGCTCACCTTCGAGGTTGGCGAGGATCACCTGCGGGCCGCTCGCCGACTGCGCGAGGGGGTGCCACTGCCCGATCAGGAACGCCTCGAGCACCTCGGCGGCGAAGTGCTCGTGCGCCACCGTGAGGGCGCCCGAGGCCCAGCCGTCGCCGACGGAGGTGAGGAACGGCACCGCGAGCCGGCTCACGAACTCGCGCGCGCCGTGCCGGGCCCAGGCCGCCCGGACGCGCTGCTCGAGGTCGCTCGCGTCCAGGCGCGTCACGCAGTCGAACCAGCCCTCCGCCTCGGAGAGCGCCGCGGAGTCGCCCAGGCGATCGATCTCGCGCAAGACGACGTGGTCCGAATCCTGTACGCCGCCGTCCGAGATCGCCATCGCGAGATCGTTCTCGGACGCGAGCAACGCGAACGACGGCCGGTAGCCGAGATCCAGCGCGCGCTTGATCCGCTTGAGCCGCGTGACGATCGGCAGGGGGTACCGCCTGTGGCCCGACTCGAGGCGGGCCGGGGCGGGGAACCCGTAGCGCCGCTCCCAGTTGCGCAGCGTCTCCACGGGGATGCCGCTCAGGCGGGCGAGCGCGCCGATGCTCAGGAGCGCGGTCTCTTTGTTTTT is from Pseudomonadota bacterium and encodes:
- a CDS encoding MerR family DNA-binding transcriptional regulator, giving the protein MNEKNKETALLSIGALARLSGIPVETLRNWERRYGFPAPARLESGHRRYPLPIVTRLKRIKRALDLGYRPSFALLASENDLAMAISDGGVQDSDHVVLREIDRLGDSAALSEAEGWFDCVTRLDASDLEQRVRAAWARHGAREFVSRLAVPFLTSVGDGWASGALTVAHEHFAAEVLEAFLIGQWHPLAQSASGPQVILANLEGERHTLGLHMAAVFLALGGFRIVFLGMSTPR